The Pan troglodytes isolate AG18354 chromosome 7, NHGRI_mPanTro3-v2.0_pri, whole genome shotgun sequence genome has a window encoding:
- the IDO1 gene encoding indoleamine 2,3-dioxygenase 1 isoform X1 encodes MAHAMENSWTISKEYHIDEEVGFALPNPQENLPDFYNDWMFIAKHLPDLIESGQLRERVEKLNMLSIDHLTDHKSQRLAHLVLGCITMAYVWGKGHGDVRKVLPRNIAVPYCQLSKKLELPPILVYADCVLANWKKKDPNKPLTYENMDVLFSFRVGDCSKGFFLVSLLVEIAAASAIKVIPTVFKAMQMQERDTLLKALLEIASCLEKALQVFHQIHDHVNPKAFFSVLRIYLSGWKGNPQLSDGLVYEGFWEDPKQFAGGSAGQSSVFQCFDVLLGIQQTAGGGHAAQFLQDMRTYMPPAHRNFLCSLESNPSVREFVLSKGDAGLREAYDACVKALVSLRSYHLQIVTKYILIPASQQPKENKTSEDPSKLEAKGTGGTDLMNFLKTVRSTTEKSLLKEG; translated from the exons ATGGCACACGCTATGGAAAACTCCTGGACAATCAGTAAAGAGTACCATATTGATGAAGAAGTGGGCTTTGCTCTGCCAAATCCACAG gaaaatcTACCTGATTTTTATAATGACTGGATGTTCATTGCTAAACATCTGCCTGATCTCATAGAGTCTGGCCAGCTTCGAGAAAGAGTTGAGAAG TTAAACATGCTCAGCATTGATCATCTCACAGACCACAAGTCACAGCGCCTTGCACATCTAGTTCTGGGATGCATCACCATGGCATATGTGTGGGGCAAAGGTCATGGAGATGTCCGTAAG GTCTTGCCAAGAAATATTGCTGTTCCTTACTGCCAACTCTCCAAGAAACTGGAACTGCCTCCTATTCTGGTTTATGCAGACTGTGTCTTGGCAAACTGGAAGAAAAAGGATCCTAATAA GCCCCTGACTTATGA GAACATGGACGTTTTGTTCTCATTTCGTGTTGGAGACTGCAGTAAAGGATTCTTCCTGGTCTCTCTATTGGTGGAAATAGCAGCTGCTTCTGCAATCAAA gtaaTTCCTACTGTATTCAAGGCAATGCAAATGCAAGAACGGGACACTTTGCTAAAGGCGCTGTTGGAAATAGCTTCTTGCTTGGAGAAAGCCCTTCAAGTGTTTCACCAAATTCACG atcaTGTGAACCCAAAAGCATTTTTCAGTGTTCTTCGCATATATTTGTCTGG CTGGAAAGGCAACCCCCAGCTATCAGACGGTCTGGTGTATGAAGGGTTCTGGGAAGACCCAAAGCAGTTTGCAGGGGGCAGTGCAGGCCAAAGCAGCGTCTTTCAGTGCTTTGACGTCCTGCTGGGCATCCAGCAGACTGCTGGTGGAG GACATGCTGCTCAGTTCCTCCAGGACATGAGAACATATATGCCACCAGCTCACAGGAACTTCTTGTGCTCATTAGAGTCAAATCCCTCAGTCCGTGAGTTTGTCCTTTCAAAAGGTGATGCTGGCCTGCGGGAAGCTTATGACGCCTGTGTGAAAGCTCTGGTCTCCCTGAGGAGCTACCATCTGCAAATTGTGACTAAGTATATCCTGATTCCTGCAAGCCAGCAGCCAAAGGAGAATAAGACCTCTGAAGACCCTTCAAAACTGGAAGCCAAAGGAACTGGAGGCACTGATTTAATGAATTTCCTGAAGACTGTAAGAAGTAcaactgagaaatcccttttgaAGGAAGGTTAA
- the IDO1 gene encoding indoleamine 2,3-dioxygenase 1 isoform X2, protein MAHAMENSWTISKEYHIDEEVGFALPNPQLNMLSIDHLTDHKSQRLAHLVLGCITMAYVWGKGHGDVRKVLPRNIAVPYCQLSKKLELPPILVYADCVLANWKKKDPNKPLTYENMDVLFSFRVGDCSKGFFLVSLLVEIAAASAIKVIPTVFKAMQMQERDTLLKALLEIASCLEKALQVFHQIHDHVNPKAFFSVLRIYLSGWKGNPQLSDGLVYEGFWEDPKQFAGGSAGQSSVFQCFDVLLGIQQTAGGGHAAQFLQDMRTYMPPAHRNFLCSLESNPSVREFVLSKGDAGLREAYDACVKALVSLRSYHLQIVTKYILIPASQQPKENKTSEDPSKLEAKGTGGTDLMNFLKTVRSTTEKSLLKEG, encoded by the exons ATGGCACACGCTATGGAAAACTCCTGGACAATCAGTAAAGAGTACCATATTGATGAAGAAGTGGGCTTTGCTCTGCCAAATCCACAG TTAAACATGCTCAGCATTGATCATCTCACAGACCACAAGTCACAGCGCCTTGCACATCTAGTTCTGGGATGCATCACCATGGCATATGTGTGGGGCAAAGGTCATGGAGATGTCCGTAAG GTCTTGCCAAGAAATATTGCTGTTCCTTACTGCCAACTCTCCAAGAAACTGGAACTGCCTCCTATTCTGGTTTATGCAGACTGTGTCTTGGCAAACTGGAAGAAAAAGGATCCTAATAA GCCCCTGACTTATGA GAACATGGACGTTTTGTTCTCATTTCGTGTTGGAGACTGCAGTAAAGGATTCTTCCTGGTCTCTCTATTGGTGGAAATAGCAGCTGCTTCTGCAATCAAA gtaaTTCCTACTGTATTCAAGGCAATGCAAATGCAAGAACGGGACACTTTGCTAAAGGCGCTGTTGGAAATAGCTTCTTGCTTGGAGAAAGCCCTTCAAGTGTTTCACCAAATTCACG atcaTGTGAACCCAAAAGCATTTTTCAGTGTTCTTCGCATATATTTGTCTGG CTGGAAAGGCAACCCCCAGCTATCAGACGGTCTGGTGTATGAAGGGTTCTGGGAAGACCCAAAGCAGTTTGCAGGGGGCAGTGCAGGCCAAAGCAGCGTCTTTCAGTGCTTTGACGTCCTGCTGGGCATCCAGCAGACTGCTGGTGGAG GACATGCTGCTCAGTTCCTCCAGGACATGAGAACATATATGCCACCAGCTCACAGGAACTTCTTGTGCTCATTAGAGTCAAATCCCTCAGTCCGTGAGTTTGTCCTTTCAAAAGGTGATGCTGGCCTGCGGGAAGCTTATGACGCCTGTGTGAAAGCTCTGGTCTCCCTGAGGAGCTACCATCTGCAAATTGTGACTAAGTATATCCTGATTCCTGCAAGCCAGCAGCCAAAGGAGAATAAGACCTCTGAAGACCCTTCAAAACTGGAAGCCAAAGGAACTGGAGGCACTGATTTAATGAATTTCCTGAAGACTGTAAGAAGTAcaactgagaaatcccttttgaAGGAAGGTTAA
- the IDO1 gene encoding indoleamine 2,3-dioxygenase 1 isoform X3 — translation MAHAMENSWTISKEYHIDEEVGFALPNPQVLPRNIAVPYCQLSKKLELPPILVYADCVLANWKKKDPNKPLTYENMDVLFSFRVGDCSKGFFLVSLLVEIAAASAIKVIPTVFKAMQMQERDTLLKALLEIASCLEKALQVFHQIHDHVNPKAFFSVLRIYLSGWKGNPQLSDGLVYEGFWEDPKQFAGGSAGQSSVFQCFDVLLGIQQTAGGGHAAQFLQDMRTYMPPAHRNFLCSLESNPSVREFVLSKGDAGLREAYDACVKALVSLRSYHLQIVTKYILIPASQQPKENKTSEDPSKLEAKGTGGTDLMNFLKTVRSTTEKSLLKEG, via the exons ATGGCACACGCTATGGAAAACTCCTGGACAATCAGTAAAGAGTACCATATTGATGAAGAAGTGGGCTTTGCTCTGCCAAATCCACAG GTCTTGCCAAGAAATATTGCTGTTCCTTACTGCCAACTCTCCAAGAAACTGGAACTGCCTCCTATTCTGGTTTATGCAGACTGTGTCTTGGCAAACTGGAAGAAAAAGGATCCTAATAA GCCCCTGACTTATGA GAACATGGACGTTTTGTTCTCATTTCGTGTTGGAGACTGCAGTAAAGGATTCTTCCTGGTCTCTCTATTGGTGGAAATAGCAGCTGCTTCTGCAATCAAA gtaaTTCCTACTGTATTCAAGGCAATGCAAATGCAAGAACGGGACACTTTGCTAAAGGCGCTGTTGGAAATAGCTTCTTGCTTGGAGAAAGCCCTTCAAGTGTTTCACCAAATTCACG atcaTGTGAACCCAAAAGCATTTTTCAGTGTTCTTCGCATATATTTGTCTGG CTGGAAAGGCAACCCCCAGCTATCAGACGGTCTGGTGTATGAAGGGTTCTGGGAAGACCCAAAGCAGTTTGCAGGGGGCAGTGCAGGCCAAAGCAGCGTCTTTCAGTGCTTTGACGTCCTGCTGGGCATCCAGCAGACTGCTGGTGGAG GACATGCTGCTCAGTTCCTCCAGGACATGAGAACATATATGCCACCAGCTCACAGGAACTTCTTGTGCTCATTAGAGTCAAATCCCTCAGTCCGTGAGTTTGTCCTTTCAAAAGGTGATGCTGGCCTGCGGGAAGCTTATGACGCCTGTGTGAAAGCTCTGGTCTCCCTGAGGAGCTACCATCTGCAAATTGTGACTAAGTATATCCTGATTCCTGCAAGCCAGCAGCCAAAGGAGAATAAGACCTCTGAAGACCCTTCAAAACTGGAAGCCAAAGGAACTGGAGGCACTGATTTAATGAATTTCCTGAAGACTGTAAGAAGTAcaactgagaaatcccttttgaAGGAAGGTTAA